tcatgatgccatctattttgtgaagtgcaccagtcccacctgcagcaaagcacccccacaacatgatgctgccacctctgtacttcacagttgggattatgttcttcggcttgcaggcctccccctttttcctccaaacataatgatggtcattattgccaaacagttctatgattgtttcatctgaccagaggacatttctccaaaaagtacgatctttgtccccatgtgcagttgcaaagtctggcttttttatggtggttttggagcagtggcttcttccttgctgagcagcctttcaggctgttgatataggactcgttttactgtggatatagatactttgtacctgtttcctccagcatcttcacaaggtcctttgctgttctgggatcgatttgcactttttgcaccaacgtACGttaatctccaggagacagaacgcctctccttcctgagcggtatgacggctgcgtggtcccattgtgtttatacttgcgtactattgtttgtacagatgagtgtGGTACGTTCAGGCGTTTGGGAAttgcccccaaggatgaaccagacttgtggaggtcttggctgatttcttttgattttcccatgatgtcaagcaaagaagcactgagtttgaaggtaggcaggCCTTGAagtatatccacaggtacacctccaataggctaattgacatcatttgagtcaatcagaagctttgaaagccatgacatcattttctggaattttccaagctgtttaatggcacagtcaacttagtgtatgtaaacttctgacctactggaattgtgatacagggaattataagtgaaataatctgtctgtaaacaattgttgaaaaaatgacttgtgtcgtgcacaaagtagatgtaggAACACCgacatgtacagttgatttgtcagaagacaaaccattcacagagacaaactgatatctttccgacagataagatttaaaccaggccagaacttgtccgtgtagaacaatttgggtttccaatctctccaaaagaatgtggtgatcgatagggtccagtatgcagcttgaaggtttagaggccaagaTTATTTTCATCAacgtgtcaagagatatagtatgaAGAAACTGGAGTGTCTCCCTTTGATCcgaggtcctggcagtgttgtgcagactcaggacaactgcgCTTCGGaaaaatacgcagatttaaaaagtccgtcatttgctttctaatgatcattagcttttcgtcaaagaagttcatgaatttatcactgctgaagtgaaagccatcctctcttgtagaatgctgctttttagttctCTTTGCGAttgtatcaaaaatacatttgggattgttcttattcttctcaattaagttggaaaaataggatgatcgagcagcagtgagagctcttcgatactgcacggtactgtctttccaggcttgtcagaagacttccagtttggtgtagagccaattccgttccaattttctttaagcttgcttcagagctcgggtattttctgaaaaccagggagctagtttcttatgacaaatgttttttagtttttaggggtgcgactgcatctagggtattacacaaggttaaatttagttcctcagttaggtggttaaccgatttttgtactctgacatccttgggtaggaggagtgagtctggaagggcatctaggaatctttgtgtttgtctgtgaatttatagcatgacttttgatgatccttgtttggggtctgagcagattgtttgttgcgattgcaaacataataccttctgtagctcagttggtagagcatggcgcttgtaacgccagggtagtgggttcgatccccgggaccacccatacgtagaatgtatgcacacatgactgtaagtcgctttggataaaagcgtctgctaaatggcatatattatattatattatattataagttTCAGGCAGGTTATTTCAATAATGATATGTTAAAGTTACATTCAGAGATAGCATGGTTATTTTTGCCCAACTCTGGCCCCTTGAAGCGTGTTCAAAACAAAGCTATCAAATGTATTATGATCTTACATCAACTCTGAACATTACACACAAATGCTACAGTTACTCATGATTTCACATTAACAGTTAGAGAAATGTTGAGTGGTTTCCTTAAAAAATAGTAATTAAATTTAGCTAACTGGAGATGGGAATGAGTTAGGTTAGCTACACAATTTTGGTCAAATTACACAAGTgtggctagccagctagctttAATCGTCGCAGGTGCATGACGCATACTATTCATCTGATTCGAGAATGCACCACTGAGACAGCTAATAAACATTTGCACATTGTAATCTATATAGTTTACAACACAAACTATGCATTTCCAAAATATGTTTTCACTCTTTAGTTCCAATACTTACTCGTATAAGCATTGTGATGTCTTGTAATGTGCAATCCCCTCTGTTTGACCCCAATTTAACCGGAAACAATTCTAATTTGAGCGTCGAACTGTTCCTGAAGTGGCTGAGCAATATTCCTCTGTCATGTGACGAGTTTGTGTTTACAGCCACGAATATATGGGCGCTAGATGGCAATAGTGCGCAAGAAAAATCCACTAACATAATACTACAGTATTGCTTATCGTTGCCTTGATAGTTTTCAGATACCGactattttttaaatacaaaagCCTATTTGTTATTTAAATAATTATACTATTGAATAATAACGTGACGATTAAAGCTTAAAATTAAATGTTATTAAAATACAGAAATGTGTGTTGAAGAGCCAAAACTCGTGACATTGTAGATGGGGTTCTCTAtaaataaacatttttaaaaaggagCACATGACAAGACTGTATTTCGCTAATGATATCCTCGTGGTTATGGGGTTGTTTAGAAAAAAAGTATCTTTATACAAAAGAGCGCCAAGACCATTCTAATAAAATACGTTTCCTTTGATTTACTTCACCAAAGCCTACTGTAGGCCTAGAAACCAGTGTATTATTGGCGACACAATATAAAACCCAAAGGAACATTTAATTTTAAGAAAATAGCCCATTCATTTGTTTAACTGACTGGtctattattattatgttgttgttgttgattttttaCATGTACACATAAGTGCCTCTACTGATAACCATCTTTAATTTAGGGGCCATTCTGAAAGCAGTGGGGAGAACATTGCGCAAAAAAAGCGTTGCGTTTtttcagagagagggggagcactTGAGTCGCAGCGGCCTCATCAGAAAATCTCGTTCTTTCAAGTGATAGTCGGACACTTTCACTTGGCCGTTGAACATACCTCGCAGACATGTCGAATAACAGCGCAAACAGCAGCAACTTGGTTATCGCTCAGAAGGTGGTAAAACAACTTCGCCTAGAGGCGAGTGTTCGCAGGATCAAGGTAAAGACATTACATTCAGAAAGGCTGATCAAAAACTGTTCTGCATTGGGTGTGACTGGCTGACTTGTCAACATGGCCCTTTGGTAACTATTGAAAAGCTATACATTATGTCAAGTTTGACTATTTTATGGGAAGCATCGCGTTATTTGTTACAAAATGCTGTTCCACTGGAACTATGCCATCTGTTTGCAGAATTGTAACTAACTGCAGCGCTGTCCCGTAGACTAACGGAGTAGCCCGTAAATTGACGTGCTCAATCGAGCGCCGCCTATCACCTGTCATGTTACCGAAAGAAAAATGTAAGATTATAATGCGGTTCTAGTATTGCTGTATGCATAggtgttatggcaagtctaggCTACTCTACAGCTCTTCAGTTAGTTTAACGCCGTTTTGAATGGatgtatttattatatatttagaaGTTAACGATTTGCTGTTAATTGTGCTCTAAGTTAATCATGTGAAATATGAAGATTTCCTGCTGTAGGCTGTGTTGTCCGGAGAAAGCAAACAGCTCGTAGGCTAGTTTCCGCGAATATTGCAGCACAGTGGTGGCCTTTGTTGATTGTGGCTGTGACAGTAGTGCGATTGTTGGCCAAATTACTCCTTTTAGAGGAGAAAGCCAGATTAATCCGCAGACCTTAaaccaccctgtagcactcaagCATACTGTGCTTTGAAGGGCATATGAGAATGCAGGGAAAATATAGGCTTTTATCTATAGCCTATGACATACGTTTATACCATATTATCAACTAACTAGATAAATAATAAACGCAATGCATAACCCATTTGTGACTTGGTCCTAAAGTGCCATCTTGTGTTAATGGGGACAATGTTATTACAATGTTATGACAACTGTTATAGACTTCACCCATGAAACAACCCTCTAGTAAAGTACCAGATCATTATGCTATTGCTGAGTCAAGTCCTAGGTAGGGACTTTAGGAAAATAGCTGATCATTGCTCAGTTTCTCTCACAGTGTGAGCTTGGAGGATATTACTTTAGGTTCATTAAACTGAGTATCAGTAGGAGTATTGTGGCAGAGTGAAAGTGTTGGCCCCTCTATTTATTGATGCGTGGACCAGGTCTCTCATGAAAAGCTGAGTTAAAACAAGTAGAAGTTAAGTAAAGCAGGATTGAGCTCAATTTACTTGGAACTTCTTTATAGAAAACGCTGTCACAGTCAATGATGACTCATTCTCATGAATGCCTATGACATTGATATGTCATCTTTACTGCAGTCTTATGTAGCCTTTATGACACAGAATTAAAGTATAATGGAACTGACAATGTCTCTGTTTCCACTCTCAGGTGTCCCAGGCAGCAGCGGACCTGAAGACCTTCTGCCTGCAGAACGCCCATAAAGACCCTCTTCTCATGGGGGTGCCCTCCAGCGACAACCCCTTCAGACCCCCCAAGTCCTGCGCCCTCTTCTGAGGTGAGATGACAGTCTGATGTGGTAGAGTAGGCTTCATAGGCTTCAactaactccctccctctctatctctctcttctctctcttctgtctctttctcacacacacacacatgcatggacacacactctctctctctcccctctctctctctctctctctctccctctctctctctctctctgtctctttctgtcctgctttctttctctaccttccctctacctgttcctcactctccttttctctctgtttgCTAACCTTTGACCCTTCTGGCTTTGATTGTTACAAAGAGAGCGTAACCAATAGCAGCCATATCTCATCTAACTCCTGTGCCAGTGATCTGATCGGACTCTATGCTTTGTCACTGCAGGCAATGGTGATGATGGAGGCTTGTAAAACACGTCTGAACATTCCCCAAGGATGCCTTTCAATTCCAAGCCCCTGGCGTCTCCTACACCCTTCCCCACCACGTCGTCACTGAAGACCTCAAGGCCAGAACACAATCACAAGCATTAACCCTATGCTGAGTGAGTTTTGacatgtgttctgttctgttctacagctCAATAAGGATAACATTTGCAGTCCTTTGTGTGTTGAGATCATTAGAATGAAAGAACT
The sequence above is a segment of the Oncorhynchus gorbuscha isolate QuinsamMale2020 ecotype Even-year linkage group LG16, OgorEven_v1.0, whole genome shotgun sequence genome. Coding sequences within it:
- the LOC123998695 gene encoding guanine nucleotide-binding protein G(I)/G(S)/G(O) subunit gamma-5-like → MSNNSANSSNLVIAQKVVKQLRLEASVRRIKVSQAAADLKTFCLQNAHKDPLLMGVPSSDNPFRPPKSCALF